aagggatgagtttcgtgaaatgtaccagtacgtcctttgggggggtATAAAAAGGTTAATATATTGGAATAGGTACTGTAGCGGGTAAGTGCTCTATCAGAGTTTATAGGTAAATATTTGAATGCACCTATTTTTAACAGAGGATCACACTCGCCATCTGCCCTCCAGAAAATCCTTTTGATGATATTAAAATCTGATTGTTAAAACATCATTTTTAGCTTCCCTCGATTCATCATTGTCCCACGTGTCTTATCTTCCTCCAATTCAGTCCAAGATTAGAGTTGTCTGTTCATTACATCCTGTATATAGTCACCTTACTGTTCAATGTGACCCACAACTTTCCCGGTTTCAAGATGAATGTCTACCTTTTTTCATAAACAGCTGTTGTTGACCACTTATCACTTTTCCCTCTTGTTCTAATTCTCTTTGTGTCTTGTTACTACTTTTTACTGTTGTGAAGAAAATCATCACCCatccctgggaaaaaaaaaaatacctatcccTAACCATGTCTTAGTAGTCTATAACTCTTCTGGTATTTGTTCAGTCCAGTTGAGTCTTTACCCTTTGCCTTTGTACCATCCGATACTGTATTCGGTAATATTTTTTACCTCGCCAATTTCACTTTCATGTGGTAATTGTTATCATCCTGCTATATTATGTACATTTTATGAATATATCTCGTAAACCCTACAGTTTTAGACCCACTGAAATCACCGATTGTCACATGACAGAATGGACAATCAAATGCAATGTAAGAATTGACATATAAGCAGTTGTCTTGTGTACCTTTTCAAACACTACTTATCTTCAAAAAGATATCTTTGGTTGGAAGACATCAACTCAGTTGCTTCTTTGACTTATgggttcaaataataataaaatttaataagattAAGAGTATTGAGGACTTAAACCCAtgacacaaataaataaaacttttattcaacAAAGCCTCAATGCTAATCATAAAATAAGTATACTAGATTGCTCAGTTAAAGGTTGTACATATTTGAAACCAGAGCACAGTGAATTAAAACCCAAAGCACGGAAACCCTTAAGTACAAATTAATGATGCATTTAAgtaaattactgtattgtattactacactatatatactgaagtactgtactgtattgctacagtatatactgtaccaaGAAGGcggaaagaaaatggaatttcttAGCTGCTGTTGACAGCTTGACAATCATTGATACCCAGTTGTAGAAAACTTCTTATTAAAACAGTTTGGAATCTTGAAGGATCTGCTACAAATGTGGTTTAATAGTTAAGGGTTAACTCAAACAGTGTTTTGTGTAAAACCCATATGAATATTGGTAACAAAGTACCGTATATCAGGCAAGTAACACGTGTCCTTGTTTTGATTTATAACACTGTGGATTATTACGACTAAATTTCGTCACGAATATTACAGGttaagaataattttgattttcAGTCCATACTACTTCTCCAAAGACTGTAACATTCATTAACCTTTACGAATAGCATCTCTATGTCTACGTCTCACGTGAGATGCATGGCGATGATCTTTTATGTGCATGGACATTTTGGTGATGCAACTAGTTACTCGTAGCATATGAATGAAATGAGTTGAATAATGtccttattctctttttttttatatgcatgagAACGACTCATTCGTTTCACTGGATACTTGTGCAATTGAATATTTTAGTTACTCTTTAGTTTTATGTCTTTTCATGGTCTGATAGAGGTAACATATAATTCTCACAGTAATCTAGGGTACTGCAtcctatatctttctttttatccTACCTTAATACTTACCTCCAGTTAATTGCATTTATTGTATACTTGCTATATATTGTAATGGTATAAATTTTGGTACAGATGTCTGTCCTAAATTAATTGAAAGtgtttaatagtaaaaaaaaatgtgatttaccCCTGAACAATGCATTGTGTGAAGTAATCGTACACTAAGTTCGAATAGAAAGGTTGCTTATCTTGATTAGAATGTTCTTTACAATTTGATTATACAGTTGTAAATTCTACTTGTGATTCAAATGCTAAAAGTGACagtaattttgaaatagttttggTCATTACTTAATAATATTGATTTGCTAGAAGTTCCTTCACATAATGAATGCTTGCTaaaaaattacatttcaatatttctttgaatatatttCAGTCAACTTCCACCTTGTGGCCCGGAAATTAATAGATTCTTTTGTTATCAGGTACTCATCAGTCAAGAATATCTACAACTGGAGCCAATTGGTCTTGTGTTTGTGTTCTTCTTTGCCCTCATTTTAATCATTCAGTTTGTGGCTATGTTGTTCCATCGATTTGGTACCATCTCACATATTCTTGCATCCACTGAACTCACCTGCTGCAATAAGAAGGCAAGACCAAAGActtccttgttttatttttataattattactagctaagctacaaccctagttagaaaagcaggatcccataagcccaagggttctaacaaggaaaaaatagcctagtgaggaatggaaataaagaaaataaagtaatgaacaattagaatagaatattttaagaacagtgacaacattaaaacagttctttcaaaagaggcttatgtcagcctgttcaacataaaaacatttgctgaaagtttgaacttttgaaaagatAACCAATTTGTTGTTCAATTACATCAATTATACTCTTGATACATAAAATTTACTGCTTTTAATTTGGTATTGAACTCGATGTATAATGTCCATTCTATTTCATTGCAGTCGGAGGATGTAACAGAGGGATGCATTTATCCAGAGGAATGCTGTGGATATTGTGAGACAGTTGCAGAAGCTCAAAGGTATAGAGGATGATTACGACAGTGATAGCGCGAATGATGGGCAGCTCGGAAGGCGCAAGACAATCCATAACCTGGCAACGCCATGCTCAAAAGAAGCAGGCCATTGGAACGCTGGATATTGCTTTCAAGAAGCGATTCTTCAGTATTTCAGCCGAGGCTGCTGAAAATGGCACGGAAGCAGGTTAGTGCAGTAGCCGGTCACATCCCCCAAACCTCTTTCAATACTCAGTACAAAATATTGCATTATTCCATGTAAGCTGAGGTTTGAAATGAATGAGGTTCTTTACAAAtaaatttattctttaacattcatTTATCTAAAAAATAATGCTACAGTATATTTTTTGTAAAGGCAAACCATATGTCACTAATATCTTGAaccaaattttaaaatttttttacgaTTAAAAAACTGTacattattttcagtacagtttactgAAAGTTTCTCTTTCTATCCATTTGGTTTTTTATACTAGTTTTTCTTATATGAGTCTAAGCATTGCATTTAACTCCACAGAAACTCCTGTTTTGGGTAATATGCGTAGACTGAGTATGCGACGAGAGACTATCAAAGCATTAGCTGAAAGGCGGGAAACTGTTGTGCAAGAAAGACGTCAGTCAAAGATGCAGACTCTTGGAGCAAAGAAGGTAATAGGTTTACCGTTTAATCTCTTAAGAATAgcacaaattaaacaaaaaattctaaagctttaaTTAACAAGTACCTAATATTAGTATAAAATAATTGTAGTAAGAAATTTTCTTGCAAGTGAAATTTTTGCTTGTAAGTACTGTAGTAAAAATAAGCATGTAATTAATTGtttaggaaatcttttttttttgcaatattagtTGAAAAATTTATAAGATAAAGGCTGAATAAGGGGAAAAGGTAAAAAGATATAGTGTTTGCCATAGGTACTGAAAGCCAGTTAGTCCATTTTACATATGTTTCATCCACAATGTAAAATaggtactgtacatatattcaagTGGCTCTTATTTCTAGAAGTAACGTTTACTGCACTGTACATTAAAACATCATCATCAGCGTCACATTTAATGCCCAGTTTATTCTTACGAGTTTGAAAAGTCAAATGACTTCTTTCCCTTCTTTTGTATTTACCTTATCTTATAAACTTCTACCAAACTTATTTGTATCCTAATCTGATATTTTCTGAGCCTTCACAAATCTTACACTTTTAAGTACTAAGTACTAAATTTTCCTCACAGTTCCAAATCACGTAAATCTTCAAGATTTAAGTATCTTTTTTATAACTTAAAAAACACATATTTATGTTACTTTATTTGTGGCACAACCTTCAAAGGGTATTTTAATAAAGACAGTACACTGTAGTGACCTAATCATATTACTTGCTATGCATAACATGACATTCACCCTGTACCACACCCACAGTGTATGTTTGTAATTTCCAGAGTATTTTCTCTTTAATCTACATTTCATTCTCCATAGTCTTGTCTTTAATTACTCTGACTATCATTGTTCTTTTCGCCATTCACTTCCAAACATTTCTAACACTCAGTTCTTCTGCTTAATATAGATACTtttgaatacagtacagtattttaccATAGAACCACCTTTCCTCCCTTCCTGTAGCATCCCCCATGATAATAGTAACCAATAAAGGTTATGTGTTGATTTTTGATAGACACCAGCAGGTATCAGAGATTCTTCTGACATGCTTTCCTTTATCTTCACACAAGATCTTGTGTTATGGCATACAGAAGCACGTACCATCACTTGCTCAATTTTTCTTTGTGTGTAGCCTCGGTTCATAATGCCAGTTTTATTCTTACATTCTTGCTGTATTGAATGCCACGAAGATCTTCAAGTACAATTTATAACTTGACCCTTTTCTATGGTATACATCTCCATTACTTACCTCATAATATAACTTTTCCTTGTGGTTGTTTCCTGGTACAAGGCCAAACTAAAAATTGTtgatttaagcatttttttttttttttttaccttctgtctCTTCATCCTTACTTTCATATCGTTCTCTGTAATTTTCACATTACAATATACCAGTATTATCTTTAGCTTTCTATTCTGTATTACTTTTTTTCTGCAAAAAATCTTTATATTCTTTTGGTCATATCTTTCTTTTTCAATCTGACCAAGTCTTGCATGTTATTCCGGATGGTCCATTTGCCTCACAATTTATTATCTTAACTCTCTTAACCTCTTTGTCAACTTCAGTTCAAACTAATTCCAAGCTCAAACTAAATACCAgagaatattttatacatatttttcctttcatgatATGCAATACAATGCATAATATATAACTTTGCTTAACTAACTACAGTACTAATACAACAGGCACAGTATGTCCATTTGAATGTTTGATTACTTCCATTCACTGGCTTTCTTTTAGCGAGTGAAAACTGTTCTTACAGTTCCTTTATACTAAAAACACTAGAAGAAACTAAAAACCATTTCTTAACCCTCAAAataatagtttatactgtatagtccatttcttttagcgagtcatatttgcaccgactcgcaacggtgccccctttaactcgtaaaagtttcctggtcactgattggttagaattatcttgtccaaccaatcagcgatcaggaaactttttccaaactaaatgggcaccgctgcaagtcggtgtaaatatgactcgctaaaagaaatggactatagtaccagAAGCATGACTCAGTTGAATGGTTAAGATTAACCACTATTACGGTACTGTATATTGTACTCGGAATTAGTTGCATGTACTGCATGGTACTGTAATTTGAATGGGCCAATGCAATTGAAGTGTTGTGATCAAATACCAAGGTTTTCATACTGTAAACAAGTTCACCTTGCTTCTTCCAAACAGCGGACATCTTTTGCACCAGGTGTAGAGCAAATTGCAtaagaagtacagtactgtatagtaagtTTATTTATCGTATAATATACGATGATTGTATAAGCTTTAAATTATGAAGGCTTTGTTTTTGTCCATGCTAATTCTTGTggttttatttgattatattttaattttattatataatttatatacttcaGTACgttctatatacagtaaaaggtCCACAGCTCCTGCGTATGCGTGCTTGTATCAGATCATTTACTTCAGTATTAGGTTTCAGTTTAAAGTGTGTAACTACGCTCAAAACAGTCAGTCCTTTTTAAAAATCTAAGATGATTTTGGTTACCTCTTTGGGATTGAGGGAAGACCTTTCTTTCTTTTAACTATGTTACTCTTTATGAAATCAGAATCTTAAAAGGTAGGAGCTTTTGCTGTGTTTGCTTTTACGAACCACTTGTTACATGGTGAATGTGAATTTTATGATTTTGTACGTGGCCATTGTGTGTAAAACGTGATTATTTACAATAAGCATGGACACAGCTTGTTCCATTGCTACTGGTTGTAGGATTCTACCATATCCTTCTATATTTTTGAACCAGTAATGAGATCACAAAGATGGTATCTTGGCTGTGAAAAGAATTTAGAATCCTTCCATATAGATTTTTGTCTCTATAACTGACAAATTGATGCTTCTGTttgtcatcactgggctatttcagtTGTCTGATTTATTTGTCGTATGCAGGATGGTTATTAATTAGAGTTCTCAACCTCTATACAAgagggggggtgtactcacaagcgccacctgtggccaggtactggcagtacttcttgttgacaccacttcaatttttcctctgtcgtgcttccggcaagacgttcatggatacgcttataattttggagtcttgttcacggtttttggtgaagtattgctctaagatttcagctttccgctattcaggaagttttattattagcttagctaacttttggaattaatttgattaattatggtgacgaagagagtatgaactctctctttcacctttaaatggccgaccccttcccttagacggaagtgttggtgtctaagagagtatagactctctttcttaatttagcttaacaaaagttatagatttattttatatctctccgccttttataggcctcttcgattaacttccttttattataaacttatcaaaattaatttttatatttgtttatattcgacctttcctatagtaggcggtcttttcttaggtaccgaagttaattaacattgagcccgtcatttcggttttacctgttaacatattatgctattttaatgtttttgaaagaatttctttgatagtctcgtactgttttcaaagttgaactaacgttttgttttgtctctgcagttgttgacgttcagaacgttcaacttgcgctctatcgttacgatagagagagaattttcacggtgtcacgttgcagtaagagtaaccgtgtctagcgttttgttcattctttcttaacttaatggttttaattctaataaaggaacttttcattttgggaaatatttcagttttttttcctttaacaataatatgttttaacgatatatatgattgggctcttctctcaggttctaagtcaagagagagagagagagagagatagagacggagggagaaagaggaggataaacgtttcgttcaagcgagtaacgttgttatcgtttttgctcttctccctagtctctttaggggaagaaggtaaatgtttctagagttttttcttgttctcaagctttatgcggtgagagattttaaacgtagtttatttgatctagtgtttagtctctttccagccactgaattatttatctttcattagatttttctgtaattctgttttcgcaattactaacttttgagaaaggatagaattgcgtgtttcaggtacaaaccacttaaagtttcgagttcagtgaaaataagggcaaacagaaaatcaaaagtgataagtgattagcgcaaagtgtgtcagtgttgtgcgtgagggtacttctgtgcgtgccagtcgtcctcccagtccgggacctcttgcaagctcccaagcccaggggagaaagcaatgtcgaagggcaaaagggttcggcaggccttgatcggcgcacagaagtatcctcggtggtttcgggcgtgtcttacagagaccgtcactccccacccgcagacgattgaggcccttattttgctcgtctgcagaagaaatttcggggagaaaaacgctggtctcaggtctcaagacctcttaaacgtaaagtccagaactatgccagacgtacgaagttagagttcaacaacccggatgcagtcattgggttagctctgactctcctcagtcatcaggtgactgccaCACCTCCtcagagaggtaaggcgatgcctcaacagacctcatcttctattaaggctttgcctcaacagaccttatcgtctgttgatcccaagacgactttgctgcagtccatgcagtcgcagcttgcggtcttaatgcgtgagtttcaggctgagaaggttacacctcctcctgcgaacgctccgcctctctccgcagtccagtctgccaggcgtacgaagttgaggttcctcaggctaccttaccgcgttctgagttgccagttaccagcggtgtgcagcaacctccgcctcctcctgcgagagctccgcctcaccgcagtccagtctgccaggcgtacgatgttgaggttcctcaggataccttaccgcgtactgagttgccagttaccagcggtgtgcagcaacctccgccttccttaaggcaacctcagcaatgggagcaggaatcttatgccttacttcctccgcttccgcttgcggttccaccagcgaggcaacaatctcttgaggtacgacaacctcttccatcaatgaggcagccacctcagcactcgctgcagcgacctaagcGCCGAGGTTacaaggcaagagcctcaactccttaggctagcacctcaggaacctcaactcgcgagacaagaactgcgttctgcgcagccgctacctcaactctcgcagctcacacctcaggaaccttaaactcgttcctcaggaacctgcttaCTGCGCAtctccgcaacccttacagcaagcgcaactcttgaggcagcaacctcatgctatgagtcagccacctcaacgcatgcatctgccactttctcctcaacttgagcctcttcccattcaacttggaaacaagcatgcatgaagtaatgcagtgttgccaacagggcgagtttccctttcctgaggtgaagtagattatagtacatttagtgtagcttaattctacgagtatcatgccggctatcaaattcatcaacaaaacagtctaaatcaattccctcggcacgtgcactttcaatggacggtaatgcgatattactcactctagcactggtcatggaatttctgagaaatgttacacgccatgcaacacgctctgcttaccttacagcatgctctacatacagcatgctctgcatacagcatgctctgcatacaacatgctctgcataccttacagcatgctctgcatacagcatgctctgcatacagcatgctctgcatacaacatgctctgcataccttaccgcatgcttctcagtcatacatctttggttgttgccaactcactagactgtcaagcagtttcctccctccttctgatattcccttgaggactctgtcatttggagaggagccttta
Above is a window of Palaemon carinicauda isolate YSFRI2023 chromosome 6, ASM3689809v2, whole genome shotgun sequence DNA encoding:
- the LOC137642272 gene encoding chitin synthase chs-2-like, with the translated sequence MITTVIARMMGSSEGARQSITWQRHAQKKQAIGTLDIAFKKRFFSISAEAAENGTEAETPVLGNMRRLSMRRETIKALAERRETVVQERRQSKMQTLGAKKRTSFAPGVEQIA